The sequence TTAATAAGGAGAGTAAGGTTATGGCAAATGGGATCGTAAAATGGTTTAATAACAAAAAGGGTTTTGGTTTCATTGAACAGGAAGAAGGAGGAGATATTTTCGTTCACTACACTGCCATTACTATGCCTGGTTTCAAAACTCTGGAAGAAGGCGAAAGGGTAAGTTTTGAAGTGGAGCAAACAGACCGGGGACCGGCAGCTAAAAACGTCGTTAAAGCTTAAATCGTTTCAAATTTAAATAAATAACTGCATCACATGGTTTTTAAAAAGGCATCTCGCTGGGAATGCACGAGATGCCTTTTTATTTGCTTTTGACATAGCCCCGGGACTCGGGTTTTAAATCTTAATAAAAAACCTCCTTGAAACAGACAGTTCCTCATGATACTATTTTTTGCCATGATTGGCTTAAATTCTTAGGTAAAAACATGTCAAAAACAAAAACTGCGCTTATCCCGGACAAAGAGCTTTCGGTAATTCACATCGGCTTGGTCGGCGGTGGGAAATTATGTAAGGAAATGCTCGAAAAGACCTCTTTCGATTATACCCAGGAAGAGGCTTACGCCTTTATTCTCGCCGTGGCAGACCCTGATCCCGAGACTCCGGGCATGGTGCTCGCCCGGGAACGCGGCCTGCTGACGTTCGCCGACTATCACCAGTTGTACGACCCGCGCTACAACATCCACCTCATTATCACCCTGAGACCTGAAAATCATATCCTTGAAGATATTTTAAAGACCCGGCCGCTCCATATCCGCGTTATGGCCTACCACGTTTTTGAAGTCTTCTGGAAAGCCATCGATTTCAAAGCCCGCAAGTTAAAGGCCAGGAACGAAGAGGTGGAGACCATCTTAAACGGCATTCAGGACTTTATCACGGTGATTACCCCGGACTTGGATATTATCGAAGCTAATGAATCGTTCTTAAGTAAAATGGGTTATTCCCGCCAAGATGTTATCGGCCGAAAATGCTATCAAATCTTCCAGCAAATTACCCAGCCGTGCGACACCGAAGAGCTTCCCTGCCCTTTAAACGAAGCCATCCGCAACAAACAGCATTGCCGCCAGGTCCGCACCCGGATAGGGTCCAATGAAGAACGGCGTCATATCGAGGTCAATGTCTATCCTGTCTGGGAAAAGGGAGGCAAGATTTCCAAATTCATCCATATCAGCCGCGATATTACCGAGCACAAAAAGCAAGAGGAAGAAATCACCCGGCGCCTCGAGCAGATGGTCGCTGAAAGGACCCGGCAATTACAGGAAACTCACGACAAACTGCTGCATCAGGACAAAATGGCCTCTCTCGGCAAATTGGCGGCGTCGGTGGTCCATGAAATCAATAACCCCATTGCCGGAATATGGAACCTGACCAAGCTGATGGAACGGATTATTGCAGAAGAAGCCCTTGACCTGAAGGAGCTTGATCAATTCAGCCGATACCTGAATTTAATGGAAACCGAAACCCTGCGAATCAGCCGAATCGTCTCGAACCTTTTGTCTTTCTGCCGAGAATCCAAAATGGCGTTTGGCAAACTGAACCTTAACCGCCTGATCGAAAAAACGCTTTTCTTGAATTCGAATCTTCTTAAAATCAGCGGCGTCAAGGTCGAAATGAATCTTGATCCGAACCTGCCGGAGATTGTCGGCTCGGAAGATCAGCTTCAGCAGGTTTTTATGAATATTATGTCGAATGCCGCCGAAGCCATTGAACCCGTCGGCAGCGGAGTTTTAAATATTGAAACCCAGCATTTGGCAAGCGCCGATAAGATTGCGGTCAGTTTCCACAACACCGGCTCCTTCATACCGCCGGAAAATAGCTCTAGAATTTTCGAGCCCTTTTTTACCACCAAGAAAAAGGGCAAGGGGGCCGGGCTGGGACTTTCGGTTGCCTACGGCATTATTGACGAACATAACGGCACTATTTTTGTGGAATCAACCAAAGATAAAGGGGTTACCTTTACCGTCAGACTGCCCCTCAGCAGTCATCAAACAGGATAGATCCTGATGGAGGCCCACATGAGCAATATTAAAATCCTTATCGTCGATGATGAGCAGATCATGCGGGAGTCCCTGGCCGGGTGGCTTGAGCGCGACGGCAACCTTGTCGCTACGGCCGCCAGCGGCGAAGAGGCTTTGAAAAAATTATCAAAATCCCGCTTTGATATTCTGCTGGTGGACATCAAGATGGAAGGAATGAGCGGGTTGGATGTATTAAGAAAGGTCAAAGAAAGTGATCCGGATGTGGCCATTGTCATGATTACCGCTTACGGCTCCATTGCGACAGCCATCGAAGCCATGAAGAACGGTGCGGTTGATTATCTCCTCAAACCCTTTGATCCCAATGTACTGGGTGTGCTCATCGATAAGATCACCGAACATCAGGCCCAGGCACGCGAAATCCTCTACCATCGAGAACAATACAAAGACAGAGCCCGCTTCGAAAGCATGATCGGGCAGTCCAAATCCATGCAAAAGATCTTCGACCTTATTCAGGACATCGCGCCCACGGGCTCTACGGTGCTGATCAGCGGTGAGACCGGTACCGGCAAAGGATTGGCTGCCAAGGCCATTCATACCAACAGCCCCCGCTGTAACGGACCTTTTGTTGCGGTCAACTGCGGCGCCATTCCCAGGCACCTCATGGAAAGCGAACTGTTCGGCCATCAGAAAGGGGCTTTCACAGACGCCAAAGAAACCAGAAAAGGGCGGTTGGAACTGGCCCACGGCGGCACCCTCTTTTTGGATGAAATCGGTGAAATCAGCATGCGAATGCAGATTGACCTGTTGCAGGTGCTGGAAGACCGCATATTTTATCGGGTCGGGGGCACTCAGCCCATTGAAGCCCATTTCCGGGTGATCGCCGCCACCAACCAAAATCTTGAAGACGCCCTCAAGGGGGGAAGTTTTCGGGAAGATTTATATTACCGTCTGAATGTGATTTCCTTTAAAATGCCCCCGCTGCGCGAACGCAAAGAAGATATTCCCCTGCTTGCCGAACAATTCGTCCGTCGCTTTTCTCAAGAAACCAACAGGCCCATAGACAAGATCAGCCGGGAGGCCATGGATGAGATGATGCTTTACGAATGGCCCGGAAATGTAAGAGAACTGGAAAATGCCATCGAACGGGCCGTAGTTGTGGGCAAAAGCCGCATTATTCGAGCAGAGGATTTGCCCATTTTTCGTCCTGAACACTTAACTTCCCCCCAAAGCAACACGCTCAAGGAACTCGAAAAAAACCATATTATTCAAATCCTTAATGAGAATCAATGGAATATTGCCAGAAGTTCCAAAGTCTTGGGCATTGATCGTTCCACTCTGTACAGCAAAATCAAACGCTACCAGATAAAAAAGCCGGCTTGAGGCTGCTTCTCCATAGATTATTGGAGCCGTGCTGGTTATAAAATGGAAAAGATCCGACTGCTTGAGCTTCCAATCCGAACATAGCATCTTGATTTCTCCGGTCGAAGATTTCAATCCCGATCTTTTAGAGTTAATCAGCAGGGATGTCCAACGACTATTTGGCTATCGCACCGAAATAATGTCTCTTTTACAGGATGTGGGGTTCGCTCTGGATCCGGGCCGCGACCAGCATCATTCCACCTTGATTCTGGAAAAATTGGCTGGCTTAGCACCGGCCAGGGTCATTAAGGTCCTTGCCGTTACCCGTGTAGACTTGTTCATTCCCATCTTGACCCACGTTTATGGAGAAGCGCAGATAGGGGGCAGGGCTTGCATCCTCTCAACACACCGGCTCAACGAAGGCCTTGCCATGAGTGCCCGTGAAATTTTTAATCAACGCGTTGTCAAAGAAACCATTCACGAACTGGGCCATACGTTTAATCTTCGCCATTGTCAGGAGCACGCCTGCATTATGCATTACTGCCGCAGCATTAAAGATGTGGACCGAAAGGCTGATCAGTTGTGCCGATATTGCCGGATTCTGCTTGCAGATGAATTAAAACGTCTGGCAGCGACCTAATTTGATCTGTTTGGCTCACAGGCCCGGTTTGACATCAATCTGTCCGTGTTTATTTTTTAGTCAAACTAAATGCCCTCCGCGTCGAACCAAGGCCCAGGGTCGGAACCAGCGGGCGCTTAAATAAAAATTAGGAGCTTTTATGCGTTTTGATAAATTTACCATTAAATCCCAAGAGCTGATTCAAAATGCTCAATCTTTGGCTTCGGAACATTACAATCAGCAAATCGAGCCGGAACATCTGCTAAAGGCCATGCTGGACGAAGATGAAGGCGTCGCCCGGGCCATGCTGCGCAAGCTTGGGGTTTCGCCCGGCGGTGTTGTCCAGGAGCTGTCGCTTGCCATCGATCGCCTGCCGAAGGTCAGCGGAATCGGGGACGTGTATCTTTCTGTCAGATCAAAAGCCGTCCTGGATGCCGCCTTTAAAGAAGCGACCAAGATGAAGGATGAATATGTCAGTATCGAACACATATTTCTGGCCATTTTAGACGCAAAAGAAACCGATGCCGCTAAAATTTTAAGCCGAAACAGTATTACCAGAGAATCGATTTTAAAGGTTCTGATGGATATCCGCGGCACCCAGCGGATAACCGATCCCCACCCCGAAGAAAAATACCAGGCCCTGGACCGGTTCAGTCGCAACCTAACGGATCTGGCCCGCCTGGGCAAACTTGACCCTGTTATCGGCCGGGACGATGAAATCAGACGAATTGTACAGGTCCTTTCACGGCGCACCAAGAACAATCCCGTTCTCATCGGCGAGCCCGGTGTCGGGAAAACCGCCATTGTCGAGGGCCTGGCACAGCGCATTGTTGAAGGAGACGTTTCGGAATCTTTAAAAAACCGGCGCCTTGTCGCCCTTGATATGGGAGCTCTTATCGCCGGCGCCAAGTACAGGGGAGAATTTGAAGACAGGCTCAAAGCTGTTTTAAAAGAGGTTGAAAAGGCCGAAGGGGAGGTCATTCTCTTTATCGACGAACTGCACACCCTGGTTGGCGCCGGCGCCGCCGAAGGCGCTATGGATGCATCCAACATGTTAAAGCCCGCGCTCGCCCGGGGCACCCTGCGGTGCGTGGGGGCAACCACTTT comes from Candidatus Desulfatibia profunda and encodes:
- a CDS encoding sigma-54-dependent Fis family transcriptional regulator, which codes for MSNIKILIVDDEQIMRESLAGWLERDGNLVATAASGEEALKKLSKSRFDILLVDIKMEGMSGLDVLRKVKESDPDVAIVMITAYGSIATAIEAMKNGAVDYLLKPFDPNVLGVLIDKITEHQAQAREILYHREQYKDRARFESMIGQSKSMQKIFDLIQDIAPTGSTVLISGETGTGKGLAAKAIHTNSPRCNGPFVAVNCGAIPRHLMESELFGHQKGAFTDAKETRKGRLELAHGGTLFLDEIGEISMRMQIDLLQVLEDRIFYRVGGTQPIEAHFRVIAATNQNLEDALKGGSFREDLYYRLNVISFKMPPLRERKEDIPLLAEQFVRRFSQETNRPIDKISREAMDEMMLYEWPGNVRELENAIERAVVVGKSRIIRAEDLPIFRPEHLTSPQSNTLKELEKNHIIQILNENQWNIARSSKVLGIDRSTLYSKIKRYQIKKPA
- a CDS encoding cold-shock protein, which encodes MANGIVKWFNNKKGFGFIEQEEGGDIFVHYTAITMPGFKTLEEGERVSFEVEQTDRGPAAKNVVKA
- a CDS encoding PAS domain-containing protein: MSKTKTALIPDKELSVIHIGLVGGGKLCKEMLEKTSFDYTQEEAYAFILAVADPDPETPGMVLARERGLLTFADYHQLYDPRYNIHLIITLRPENHILEDILKTRPLHIRVMAYHVFEVFWKAIDFKARKLKARNEEVETILNGIQDFITVITPDLDIIEANESFLSKMGYSRQDVIGRKCYQIFQQITQPCDTEELPCPLNEAIRNKQHCRQVRTRIGSNEERRHIEVNVYPVWEKGGKISKFIHISRDITEHKKQEEEITRRLEQMVAERTRQLQETHDKLLHQDKMASLGKLAASVVHEINNPIAGIWNLTKLMERIIAEEALDLKELDQFSRYLNLMETETLRISRIVSNLLSFCRESKMAFGKLNLNRLIEKTLFLNSNLLKISGVKVEMNLDPNLPEIVGSEDQLQQVFMNIMSNAAEAIEPVGSGVLNIETQHLASADKIAVSFHNTGSFIPPENSSRIFEPFFTTKKKGKGAGLGLSVAYGIIDEHNGTIFVESTKDKGVTFTVRLPLSSHQTG
- a CDS encoding peptidase M54, with amino-acid sequence MLVIKWKRSDCLSFQSEHSILISPVEDFNPDLLELISRDVQRLFGYRTEIMSLLQDVGFALDPGRDQHHSTLILEKLAGLAPARVIKVLAVTRVDLFIPILTHVYGEAQIGGRACILSTHRLNEGLAMSAREIFNQRVVKETIHELGHTFNLRHCQEHACIMHYCRSIKDVDRKADQLCRYCRILLADELKRLAAT